One Methanolobus sp. WCC4 DNA segment encodes these proteins:
- a CDS encoding ATPase domain-containing protein yields MHIGRTSTGIKELDDILQGGYPSQQGILITGPPGSGKSLLATHFLYQSCKDGKKCMLMLTHVNVESFLEQSLSIGIDFQACIDKGTLLITKSFETRTNRIHNAARHGSGIGFMEKDCVENVQEIPDDVDIVVLDNLDMLSLYHSTEEFADKFFTINDILYAKKCTTLFIMGHEDADAKNSIAEHTAFGTIELDMERDPISKRGIRQMYIPKMRCTSLTLEPLNFKITKSGIIIEKLFLRDDIINDALDAIL; encoded by the coding sequence ATGCATATAGGCAGGACATCTACCGGTATAAAAGAGCTGGATGACATACTGCAGGGCGGTTATCCTTCTCAGCAGGGCATCCTCATCACAGGACCGCCAGGTTCAGGTAAGTCCTTGCTTGCAACTCATTTTCTCTACCAGTCTTGCAAAGACGGGAAAAAGTGCATGCTCATGTTAACACATGTCAATGTGGAAAGTTTTCTCGAACAGTCACTTAGTATCGGCATCGATTTTCAGGCCTGCATAGACAAAGGAACACTACTTATCACAAAGTCCTTTGAGACCAGAACTAACAGGATACACAATGCTGCAAGGCATGGAAGCGGAATCGGATTTATGGAAAAGGATTGTGTAGAGAACGTACAGGAAATACCGGATGATGTAGATATCGTGGTACTGGACAATCTTGACATGCTCTCACTTTACCACTCTACAGAAGAATTCGCTGATAAGTTCTTTACAATAAACGACATCCTCTATGCTAAGAAATGCACCACACTTTTTATAATGGGACATGAAGACGCAGATGCAAAGAACAGCATCGCAGAGCATACTGCATTTGGGACCATAGAACTTGACATGGAACGTGACCCCATATCCAAGAGAGGCATCCGTCAGATGTACATCCCTAAAATGAGATGTACTTCCCTAACACTGGAACCTCTTAACTTCAAGATAACAAAAAGCGGCATCATAATCGAGAAGCTATTCCTGCGGGATGACATTATCAACGATGCACTTGATGCTATATTGTGA
- a CDS encoding formate--phosphoribosylaminoimidazolecarboxamide ligase family protein, translating into MIDRKEIAEIIEDYDMDKVKIGAVASHSALDVFDGAIEEDFRTFAVCQQGREKTYTDYFKAQRDSNGKIVRGIVDEHIMLDKFSQTTSQEVQKKLVEENVLFIPNRSFTSYCGIDEVENDFKVPLVGSRNMLRSEERGIDQDYYWLLEKAGLPFPERIADPQDIEELVMVKLPHAVKKLERGFFTAGTYEEYQQKAQSLLKQGVITQDALDNARIERYVIGPVFNFDMFYSPVETEMNKLEILGIDWRFETSLDGHVRLPAPQQMTLAEHQLTPEYTVCGHNSATLRESLLEKVFELSEKYIKAAEKHYDPGVIGPFCLQTCVDKDLNFYIYDVAPRVGGGTNVHMSVGHPYGNTIWRKPMSTGRRVAFEIRRAIETDQLDKIIT; encoded by the coding sequence ATGATAGACAGAAAAGAGATCGCAGAGATCATTGAAGATTATGACATGGATAAGGTCAAGATAGGCGCTGTGGCATCACATTCAGCACTTGATGTCTTTGACGGCGCGATCGAAGAGGACTTCAGGACATTTGCTGTATGTCAGCAGGGACGCGAGAAGACCTATACGGATTATTTCAAAGCACAGAGAGACAGCAATGGCAAGATCGTCCGTGGTATCGTGGACGAGCACATAATGCTGGACAAGTTCAGTCAGACAACCTCACAGGAAGTCCAGAAGAAGCTGGTCGAAGAGAATGTACTTTTCATCCCTAACCGTTCTTTCACATCATACTGTGGTATCGATGAAGTGGAGAACGATTTCAAGGTGCCTCTTGTAGGAAGCAGGAACATGCTCCGTAGCGAGGAGAGAGGTATAGACCAGGATTACTACTGGCTCCTTGAGAAGGCAGGACTGCCATTCCCTGAAAGGATCGCTGACCCACAGGACATCGAGGAACTTGTGATGGTAAAGCTCCCTCACGCAGTAAAGAAACTGGAAAGGGGTTTCTTCACAGCAGGAACCTATGAGGAGTACCAGCAGAAGGCCCAGTCCCTGCTTAAACAGGGTGTTATCACACAGGATGCACTTGATAACGCAAGGATAGAGCGCTATGTGATCGGTCCGGTGTTCAACTTCGACATGTTCTACTCACCTGTCGAGACAGAGATGAACAAGCTTGAGATACTTGGTATCGACTGGCGCTTTGAGACAAGTCTGGACGGACATGTACGTCTGCCTGCACCACAGCAGATGACACTTGCAGAACACCAGCTCACACCTGAATACACCGTATGTGGTCATAACTCCGCAACACTCAGGGAATCACTCCTTGAGAAGGTATTCGAGCTTTCCGAGAAATACATCAAGGCTGCAGAGAAACACTATGACCCTGGTGTCATCGGTCCGTTCTGCCTCCAGACATGTGTCGACAAGGACCTGAACTTCTACATATATGATGTAGCACCACGTGTCGGTGGAGGAACAAATGTCCACATGTCAGTTGGTCACCCATACGGAAACACCATATGGAGAAAGCCAATGAGCACGGGTCGCCGTGTTGCTTTCGAGATAAGAAGGGCAATCGAGACAGACCAGCTCGACAAGATCATTACATAA
- a CDS encoding stage II sporulation protein M, producing MHDENTKERFRTYINELKPFVLVSFILFLISSIAGYVYYAMDPSLSLESLGGLEELAEMLEGLSAIEIMLFIFANNAIKMFFSILLGFILGIVPFGFLILNGFVLGIFAHYMTVENGALFVIAGLTPHGIIEIPMLIISSAVGMKIGYTALQALRSEPVDLKEEIIKGIKFYLHWLFPLILLAAIIETFITPLIIYLVTGI from the coding sequence ATGCACGATGAGAACACAAAAGAGAGATTCCGGACCTATATCAATGAGTTGAAACCCTTTGTTCTGGTCAGCTTCATACTATTTTTAATATCAAGTATTGCAGGTTACGTCTATTATGCTATGGACCCTTCGCTTTCACTGGAATCACTCGGAGGGCTGGAAGAACTTGCAGAGATGCTTGAAGGACTTTCAGCCATAGAGATAATGCTGTTCATCTTTGCGAACAATGCCATCAAGATGTTCTTCTCAATACTACTGGGCTTCATCCTTGGCATAGTCCCATTCGGATTCCTTATCCTGAACGGGTTTGTCCTTGGTATCTTTGCACATTACATGACCGTCGAGAACGGGGCATTGTTCGTAATAGCAGGTCTGACACCCCATGGAATTATTGAGATCCCAATGCTTATCATATCATCTGCTGTGGGAATGAAGATAGGATACACTGCCTTGCAGGCACTCCGTTCGGAACCTGTTGACCTTAAGGAAGAGATAATAAAAGGGATCAAGTTCTACCTGCACTGGCTTTTCCCACTAATATTACTTGCAGCAATAATAGAGACTTTCATAACACCGCTAATAATCTATCTGGTAACAGGTATTTAG
- a CDS encoding DUF63 family protein, with amino-acid sequence MPLIDKLTEFINNYYIDPILHDSGYNIVNTVTWAILLGICIFGVVKLLRKLDINIDDRLTAAIVPFVLAGSSLRVIEDTGIITAPASYIFITPNIYFFVFAITMFFLVLSKWIVRLKGSGDYLKTFAYFGLAWFVVNLMVLFYLEDLVLPWLPVFVIGAASVILLLMKYLFDHIGLDLLKSKINMAILWVHLMDASSTIAGIDLLGYYEKHVVPAYLIELTGTALVMYPLKLSIFIPVLYIMDNHFDEDGESETLKTFLKLVIIVLGLSPACRNTIRMALGV; translated from the coding sequence ATGCCATTGATAGATAAACTCACCGAATTCATAAACAATTATTACATAGACCCCATACTTCACGATAGTGGCTACAATATCGTAAATACCGTAACATGGGCCATATTGCTCGGAATCTGTATATTCGGCGTTGTCAAGCTACTGAGAAAACTGGACATCAATATCGATGACAGGCTTACTGCAGCAATAGTTCCCTTTGTCCTTGCAGGTTCATCCCTGAGGGTCATAGAGGATACGGGAATAATAACTGCTCCGGCAAGTTACATTTTCATTACCCCAAACATCTATTTTTTCGTGTTCGCAATAACGATGTTCTTCCTGGTGCTATCAAAATGGATAGTGAGGTTAAAGGGAAGCGGAGATTACCTTAAGACCTTTGCATATTTCGGACTTGCATGGTTCGTCGTGAACCTCATGGTATTGTTCTACCTTGAGGATCTGGTCCTTCCATGGTTGCCGGTCTTTGTAATTGGTGCAGCAAGCGTTATACTTCTGCTTATGAAGTACCTCTTTGACCACATCGGTCTGGACCTGCTAAAAAGTAAGATCAACATGGCAATCCTCTGGGTGCACCTGATGGACGCATCATCGACCATCGCAGGGATCGATCTCCTTGGATATTATGAGAAACATGTGGTTCCGGCATATCTTATCGAACTCACAGGTACTGCACTTGTCATGTATCCGTTAAAACTATCTATATTCATTCCGGTATTATATATAATGGATAATCATTTTGACGAGGACGGGGAATCAGAGACACTGAAGACCTTCCTGAAACTGGTAATCATAGTCCTTGGATTATCACCTGCATGCAGGAACACGATCAGGATGGCACTCGGAGTATGA
- a CDS encoding NAD(P)-dependent glycerol-1-phosphate dehydrogenase, translating to MIPAKGKKKWMQLPRDVVVGPDVIYDVKDVCDDLKLKEGAFIVTGQNTRRIAGDVVFDLLEDSGCEPGIIVSNEASMEDVRRVVAEARAANSEYLLGVGSGKSIDVAKLAATQLSLPFISMPTAASHDGIVSSRASIHDKGRKSSVEVNAPMAVIADTQIISSAPYRLLAAGCGDIISNYTAVLDWELAHRLRNEPFSEYAAALSRMTAQILMDSPEDIKPELESSVRIVVKALVSSGVAMSIAGSSRPASGSEHMFSHALDMLSPGSALHGEQCGVGTIMMMYLHGGDWKKIKECLEIIGAPTTAEELGIEDKYILEALLVAHEIRPERYTVLGAGLTPEAAEKVARLTKVIS from the coding sequence GTGATCCCGGCAAAAGGCAAAAAGAAATGGATGCAGTTACCAAGAGATGTTGTTGTGGGTCCTGATGTCATCTATGACGTGAAGGATGTCTGCGATGACCTGAAACTCAAAGAGGGTGCTTTCATAGTCACCGGTCAGAACACCCGAAGGATAGCAGGAGATGTTGTGTTCGACCTCCTTGAAGATAGTGGTTGTGAACCGGGTATCATAGTATCTAACGAGGCATCCATGGAGGATGTCCGTAGAGTGGTCGCTGAGGCCAGGGCTGCAAACTCCGAATACCTCCTGGGTGTCGGGAGTGGAAAATCCATAGACGTGGCAAAACTTGCAGCCACACAGCTCAGTCTTCCATTCATAAGTATGCCAACGGCTGCTTCACATGATGGTATAGTTTCCTCAAGGGCATCGATACATGATAAAGGCAGGAAATCCTCTGTAGAGGTGAATGCCCCAATGGCAGTGATAGCAGATACACAGATCATTTCCAGTGCACCTTATCGCCTGCTTGCTGCCGGATGCGGTGATATTATATCCAATTATACTGCGGTACTGGACTGGGAACTGGCCCACAGGTTAAGGAACGAGCCTTTCAGTGAATACGCCGCAGCTCTTTCCAGAATGACGGCACAGATACTGATGGACTCCCCGGAAGACATCAAACCCGAACTTGAAAGTTCGGTGAGGATAGTTGTCAAGGCCCTTGTTTCCAGTGGTGTTGCCATGAGCATCGCAGGTTCCTCAAGACCTGCATCAGGTTCCGAACACATGTTCAGTCATGCTCTTGATATGCTTTCTCCCGGCTCGGCCCTGCATGGTGAGCAGTGTGGCGTGGGGACTATCATGATGATGTACCTGCATGGTGGCGACTGGAAGAAGATAAAGGAGTGCCTGGAGATCATCGGTGCACCCACCACAGCTGAAGAACTGGGGATCGAAGATAAGTATATATTAGAGGCGCTTCTTGTTGCACATGAGATACGTCCGGAGAGATATACGGTACTCGGGGCGGGCCTGACCCCGGAAGCAGCAGAGAAGGTCGCACGACTGACAAAAGTTATTTCATGA
- a CDS encoding UPF0179 family protein, with product MTETNTTITLIGSRLAKEGEDFIFMGEARECGKCKLKRTCLNLDPGRRYRVAKIRGDTVHNCFIHEGGVLTVEVESSPILAAIESRKAVEGSKISYQLPECEEFDDSVYDILYPEGLKEGDKCTVVKVIGPMDEELVHGCSLKKVELKL from the coding sequence ATGACAGAAACCAACACTACAATTACACTTATCGGCTCAAGACTTGCAAAGGAAGGCGAAGATTTCATATTCATGGGAGAAGCCCGCGAATGTGGCAAATGCAAGCTGAAGCGGACATGCCTGAACCTTGACCCGGGCCGCAGGTACCGTGTTGCGAAGATCAGGGGAGATACGGTCCACAATTGTTTCATCCATGAGGGCGGGGTATTGACCGTAGAGGTCGAGAGTTCACCTATCCTTGCAGCGATCGAATCACGCAAGGCTGTAGAAGGTTCAAAGATAAGCTATCAACTTCCGGAATGTGAGGAGTTCGATGACAGTGTCTATGACATCCTGTACCCTGAAGGCCTTAAAGAAGGGGACAAGTGCACAGTTGTAAAGGTGATCGGTCCAATGGATGAGGAACTGGTTCACGGATGTTCATTGAAGAAGGTTGAACTTAAACTATAG
- a CDS encoding DUF2150 family protein yields MAGKAGESFHYDFYTAERWNNWIKQITESDFKLEESDEPQGKEGAIFVNMEDDIILACLKIIAKYEREQIPQESALEYIGDIRDIALAEIDSISEDADLMIVSLQTSLMGSFAACEAYISGDYDEKDEIGDLVKVALEAESSEDIEIALGTIAEIGALVLSGKELSEKVMEEVPYGLVAEWLDGIESIYAAMQGSDSYKDDEEDDGK; encoded by the coding sequence ATGGCAGGGAAGGCAGGTGAATCATTTCATTATGATTTTTATACAGCAGAACGCTGGAACAACTGGATCAAACAGATAACAGAAAGTGATTTCAAGTTAGAGGAATCCGATGAACCACAGGGAAAGGAAGGTGCTATCTTCGTAAACATGGAAGATGACATAATCCTTGCATGCCTGAAGATCATCGCCAAGTACGAGAGGGAACAGATCCCACAGGAATCCGCTCTGGAATACATCGGAGATATAAGGGATATCGCACTTGCTGAGATCGACAGCATCTCTGAGGATGCGGACCTTATGATAGTCTCTCTTCAGACATCGCTTATGGGAAGCTTTGCAGCATGTGAAGCATACATATCCGGGGATTATGACGAGAAAGATGAGATCGGTGATCTCGTAAAGGTTGCCCTTGAAGCAGAATCCTCAGAAGACATTGAGATCGCACTTGGCACGATCGCTGAGATCGGTGCTCTTGTCCTCAGTGGAAAGGAACTCTCAGAGAAGGTCATGGAAGAGGTTCCTTATGGCCTTGTTGCAGAATGGCTTGATGGTATCGAATCCATCTACGCTGCAATGCAGGGCTCTGACAGTTACAAGGATGATGAAGAAGACGATGGAAAGTAA
- the cfbE gene encoding coenzyme F430 synthase has protein sequence MFDHSNIAVLDLTHAGIIIAEKFSGLGFNVTAVDVYRTVDEDVLSRLCSENDIRTSKEAIGVDDFDLIVSPAHLGPEYPMLADAREKGIEIITHHMAVGHILAMTDSLRGAKVIEITGSKAKTSSASLLAGMLSMKERVVLHTSRGLELWENGSSRVLHLGFSIAPGSVLLGIDKLEELGVVAACYIFEISIGLTGFADVGVITTLEPDYLIAASTSNASDSKMSVLSYGKPKEVFFLNARDEKALDKADGNNRDYLTFSDSGEISADLQAYFEDNMVVFKDKDGLFSSVLSPNYNYGSYATAFAVSASVALRMGVSKDDVSAVVSSFEGLQGRMQEKQLSGRVLIDNSNSGMDIRSVEKALDYALSKSADNVNSGRMFMVIGEEAAQVCEGLPPEDVSGFIGRRGTDLEMIILVGERMQGISEENVIYASGLEEGLEMAFKLSSEDDTILSCVKCFR, from the coding sequence ATGTTCGATCATAGCAATATTGCAGTCCTTGACCTTACACATGCAGGTATCATTATCGCTGAGAAGTTCTCAGGTCTTGGTTTTAACGTAACTGCGGTCGATGTCTACAGGACGGTGGACGAGGATGTTCTATCTCGACTTTGTTCAGAGAATGACATACGGACTTCAAAGGAAGCAATAGGCGTTGATGACTTTGACCTTATAGTAAGTCCTGCCCATCTGGGTCCTGAATATCCCATGCTTGCAGATGCAAGGGAAAAAGGCATCGAGATAATCACTCATCATATGGCGGTGGGTCACATATTAGCAATGACCGACTCTCTCAGGGGTGCTAAGGTCATTGAGATCACGGGTTCCAAGGCAAAGACAAGTTCAGCATCCCTCCTTGCCGGTATGCTCTCCATGAAGGAGAGGGTCGTACTTCACACATCCAGAGGCCTGGAATTGTGGGAGAATGGAAGTTCAAGGGTCCTGCATCTTGGTTTTAGCATAGCACCGGGAAGTGTACTGCTTGGAATTGACAAACTGGAGGAACTTGGTGTAGTTGCAGCCTGTTACATCTTCGAGATATCGATAGGCTTGACAGGCTTTGCAGATGTTGGCGTGATCACTACACTGGAGCCGGACTATCTGATAGCGGCATCGACCTCCAATGCGAGTGATTCAAAGATGAGTGTGCTCTCCTATGGTAAGCCGAAAGAGGTATTTTTCCTGAATGCCAGGGATGAGAAGGCACTGGATAAGGCAGATGGGAATAACAGGGATTATCTCACATTCAGTGATTCCGGGGAGATAAGTGCTGACCTTCAGGCTTATTTTGAGGATAATATGGTTGTTTTCAAGGATAAGGATGGGCTTTTCAGTTCGGTACTTTCACCAAATTACAATTATGGTTCATACGCAACAGCCTTCGCCGTTTCAGCTTCAGTGGCATTGAGGATGGGAGTATCTAAAGATGATGTATCTGCGGTTGTCAGTTCCTTTGAAGGCTTGCAGGGAAGGATGCAGGAAAAGCAACTTTCCGGCAGGGTACTTATCGACAATTCCAATTCCGGCATGGACATACGCTCTGTTGAAAAGGCACTGGATTATGCTTTGAGTAAAAGTGCTGATAATGTCAATTCTGGCAGGATGTTCATGGTAATTGGAGAGGAGGCTGCACAGGTATGTGAGGGTCTGCCACCAGAGGATGTTTCTGGGTTCATTGGCAGACGTGGTACTGATCTGGAAATGATCATACTTGTGGGTGAGAGGATGCAGGGAATATCTGAGGAAAATGTCATTTATGCATCAGGACTTGAAGAGGGACTGGAAATGGCATTTAAGCTTTCATCTGAGGATGATACTATCCTTTCATGCGTGAAATGTTTCAGATGA
- the cfbD gene encoding Ni-sirohydrochlorin a,c-diamide reductive cyclase catalytic subunit, which produces MAENDISIIHPRPSSIVAALYTLRDLNVDVAILHGPPGCSFKHARLLEEDGIHVVTTALDENGFVFGGRDELSSLLEKANEMFNPKLIGVVGTCASMIIGEELREPIQDANLDVPVIEVEVHAGYPNNTKGVLIALESACEAGVIDEEELERQKVLLEEATNVEKRHGAASKEYLVPSRGDLKYKVAEKVINYLKEGKKCLTIMNAKKETGYMFADITVAINEVAAQLGVADNVINMANVDDTLGLPRVRHHATSIMNDFNEKGVPIHEVIGGMDEYPIAGDRVSELIAEKYSDFDFAVITGVPHAIPMDNLKDMDVISVTNGPRQVFPLKDMGHSNVIVEIDLHPKTLGVSNIVESEFGATMREVAKDMLNEEAA; this is translated from the coding sequence ATGGCAGAAAACGATATTTCTATAATACACCCGCGGCCAAGTTCCATCGTGGCTGCGTTATATACATTGCGTGACCTGAATGTTGATGTTGCGATACTCCACGGTCCGCCTGGTTGCTCATTCAAACACGCAAGGCTGCTTGAGGAAGATGGGATACACGTTGTGACAACAGCCCTTGATGAGAATGGTTTCGTCTTCGGAGGGCGTGATGAACTTTCTTCCCTGCTGGAGAAGGCCAATGAGATGTTCAACCCGAAACTTATCGGTGTCGTTGGAACCTGTGCCAGTATGATCATCGGTGAGGAGCTCCGTGAGCCTATTCAGGATGCTAACCTTGATGTTCCTGTCATAGAGGTGGAAGTGCACGCAGGATATCCTAACAACACAAAAGGTGTGCTGATTGCACTTGAATCTGCATGTGAGGCAGGTGTCATCGATGAGGAGGAACTCGAAAGACAGAAGGTCCTGCTTGAGGAAGCGACAAATGTCGAGAAACGTCACGGTGCAGCAAGCAAGGAATATCTTGTTCCTTCACGTGGTGACCTGAAGTACAAGGTCGCTGAGAAAGTTATCAATTACCTGAAAGAAGGCAAGAAATGCCTCACCATCATGAACGCCAAGAAGGAGACCGGCTACATGTTCGCCGACATCACCGTTGCTATCAATGAAGTGGCTGCACAACTTGGTGTTGCAGACAATGTCATCAACATGGCAAATGTGGATGATACACTTGGTCTTCCCCGTGTACGTCACCATGCAACCAGTATCATGAACGACTTCAATGAGAAGGGAGTACCGATCCATGAGGTGATTGGTGGTATGGACGAGTACCCGATCGCAGGTGACAGGGTAAGTGAACTCATCGCTGAGAAATACAGTGACTTCGACTTTGCTGTTATCACAGGAGTACCACATGCGATACCAATGGACAATCTCAAGGACATGGATGTGATTTCAGTGACCAACGGTCCGAGACAGGTCTTCCCTCTCAAGGATATGGGACATTCCAATGTCATTGTTGAGATCGATCTGCATCCAAAGACACTCGGTGTGAGCAATATAGTCGAGTCAGAGTTCGGTGCAACAATGCGTGAAGTGGCAAAGGACATGCTGAATGAGGAGGCAGCCTGA
- the cfbC gene encoding Ni-sirohydrochlorin a,c-diamide reductive cyclase ATP-dependent reductase subunit produces the protein MMEQKRIAIYGKGGIGKSSTASNVAAACADEGYKVMIIGCDPKSDSSITLLGGKRIPTILDLLRQKIEVKEEDIVHEGYKGVKCVEVGGPEPGIGCAGRGIIVAIQKLKKVCKSIDDMDLIIYDVPGDIVCGGFVAPIRKGLVNEAYILTSGEYMPLYAANNICKGLAKIDTPLSGIICNSRSVTREEEIVRKFSEEIGSKLMAFIPKEQIVQDCERDGFSVLEKAPDSSVAGVYRELAHSIMSNDSSVLPSSLEDERLRELTR, from the coding sequence CTGATGGAACAGAAAAGGATAGCCATCTATGGTAAAGGCGGCATCGGAAAATCCAGTACAGCTTCCAATGTTGCAGCAGCCTGTGCCGACGAAGGTTACAAGGTTATGATCATCGGATGTGATCCGAAGAGCGATTCATCCATCACACTACTTGGTGGCAAGAGGATACCCACCATCCTTGACCTGCTCAGGCAGAAAATCGAGGTAAAGGAAGAGGATATCGTCCATGAAGGCTACAAGGGCGTGAAATGCGTAGAGGTAGGCGGTCCTGAGCCAGGTATCGGCTGTGCAGGGCGCGGTATCATCGTTGCTATCCAGAAGTTGAAGAAGGTATGCAAGTCCATTGATGATATGGACCTGATCATCTACGATGTTCCGGGGGATATCGTATGTGGTGGTTTTGTGGCACCTATACGCAAGGGACTTGTGAATGAGGCTTACATCCTTACATCCGGCGAGTACATGCCTCTCTATGCTGCTAACAATATCTGCAAGGGACTTGCCAAGATCGATACACCTCTCTCCGGCATTATCTGTAACTCAAGAAGTGTTACAAGGGAAGAGGAGATCGTGAGGAAGTTCTCCGAGGAGATCGGCAGCAAGCTTATGGCTTTCATACCAAAGGAACAGATCGTCCAGGATTGTGAGAGGGATGGCTTCTCCGTGCTTGAGAAGGCTCCAGATTCCTCAGTTGCCGGTGTCTATCGCGAGCTTGCACACTCTATTATGTCCAACGACAGTTCCGTACTGCCATCATCACTTGAAGATGAGAGACTGCGTGAACTCACACGTTAA
- the cfbB gene encoding Ni-sirohydrochlorin a,c-diamide synthase has product METMGTKEIPRILLSAGSSSSGKTTITIGLLAALTEAGYKVQPYKVGLDYIDPSYYTEITGRRARNIDGFLMDEEGVRDVFIHGAEVGEDADIAVIEGVRGLYEGFDSFTDTGSTAQIAKILKCSVILIVNARSITRSAAALVNGFKDFDKDVNIVGVILNNIGGPRHTKKATEAIEHYTGIPVIGVIRRNNSMKISMRHLGLVPAIEERRRADNYDERIEFIKNTVKEGIQVDRLLEMANAAPGLERPSKTVFTPRELEGEPPVIGVALDEAFNFYYHDNLELLEMAGAEIKYFSPIHDSKLPDVDGLYLGGGYPELFAAELENNVSMREDVLDASRSGMPIYAECGGLMYLTEKLSTGVKGQGAHHMAEMPESTHDMVGALPGHTLMGHKRVVSYNIGSLAMDSVIGKTGNSFRGHEFHHSEVTNIPKDAKFAIKLSRGTGIIDGWDGLTVDNTLGCYAHLVASSYREFAGSFVDFVMKNR; this is encoded by the coding sequence ATGGAAACTATGGGCACTAAGGAAATACCAAGGATCCTCCTGTCAGCTGGAAGTTCATCCTCCGGTAAGACCACGATCACCATAGGTCTGCTTGCGGCTCTTACTGAAGCAGGTTACAAGGTCCAGCCATACAAGGTGGGTCTGGATTATATCGATCCCAGTTACTACACTGAGATAACCGGTCGCAGGGCTCGTAATATAGATGGTTTCCTTATGGATGAGGAGGGTGTCAGGGATGTTTTCATCCACGGTGCAGAGGTCGGTGAGGATGCTGATATCGCTGTCATCGAGGGTGTCCGTGGCCTGTACGAGGGCTTTGACAGCTTCACGGATACCGGCAGCACCGCACAGATAGCCAAGATCCTGAAATGCTCTGTTATCCTTATCGTGAATGCAAGGAGCATCACCCGTTCAGCTGCTGCTCTTGTCAATGGTTTCAAGGACTTCGACAAGGATGTGAATATAGTCGGTGTGATCCTCAACAACATTGGTGGTCCAAGACACACAAAGAAGGCAACCGAGGCTATCGAACACTATACAGGTATCCCTGTTATTGGTGTTATCCGCCGCAACAATTCAATGAAGATATCCATGAGGCATCTCGGTCTTGTTCCTGCAATAGAGGAACGCCGCCGTGCCGATAATTATGATGAACGTATCGAGTTCATCAAGAACACTGTCAAGGAAGGGATACAGGTCGACCGCCTTCTTGAGATGGCAAATGCGGCTCCGGGACTTGAACGACCTTCAAAGACCGTTTTTACCCCACGTGAGCTTGAAGGTGAGCCTCCGGTCATTGGTGTTGCACTTGATGAGGCCTTCAATTTCTATTATCATGACAATCTCGAACTGCTGGAGATGGCAGGAGCCGAGATAAAATACTTCAGTCCGATACACGACAGCAAACTACCCGATGTGGACGGACTCTACCTTGGCGGCGGCTATCCCGAGCTTTTCGCCGCAGAACTTGAGAACAATGTCTCCATGCGTGAGGATGTACTTGATGCCTCGCGTTCAGGTATGCCCATCTATGCAGAGTGCGGCGGTCTGATGTACCTGACCGAGAAACTGAGCACAGGAGTGAAAGGACAGGGAGCTCACCACATGGCAGAGATGCCTGAATCAACCCACGATATGGTCGGCGCGCTACCCGGACATACCCTCATGGGTCACAAACGTGTGGTCAGCTACAATATCGGTTCATTAGCAATGGATTCCGTTATTGGCAAAACAGGCAATTCCTTCCGGGGCCATGAGTTCCACCACTCAGAGGTAACCAACATACCAAAGGATGCGAAGTTCGCTATCAAACTTTCCAGAGGAACCGGAATAATCGATGGCTGGGACGGGCTAACGGTTGATAATACGCTGGGGTGCTATGCTCATCTGGTTGCGAGTTCCTACAGGGAGTTTGCGGGAAGCTTTGTGGACTTTGTGATGAAGAACAGATGA